The proteins below come from a single Camarhynchus parvulus chromosome 29, STF_HiC, whole genome shotgun sequence genomic window:
- the C29H12orf10 gene encoding UPF0160 protein MYG1, mitochondrial isoform X1 — MRGAVRAARLVVMAAAGTGTGTGHKRPHPEPAARIGTHDGTFHCDEALACFLLRLLPRYRDAEIVRTRDPQRLAGCDVVVDVGGEYDPGRHRYDHHQRSFTESMRSLRPDKPWSTKLSSAGLVYCHFGAQILAGLLGQPEDGPVVAALYDKLYENFVEEIDAMDNGIAPAAGEPRYALSTTLSARVGHLNPRWNDPDQDTEAGFRRAMELVGTEFLQRLDFYHQAWLPARALVEEAVRRRLEVDSSGQVLELSQGGCPWKEHLFQLEQELALPRPLLLVLFPDRGGQWRVQSVPTAPHSFQSRLPLPEAWRGLRDEALSELAGIPGCVFVHASGFIGGNRTREGALEMARRALELGGATEST; from the exons ATGCGCGGTGCCGTACGCGCCGCCCGGCTCGTGGTCATGGCCGCCGCCggaaccggcaccgggaccggcCACAAGCGGCCGCACCCCGAGCCCGCCGCCCGCATCGGCACCCACGACGGCACCTTCCACTGCGACGAGGCGCTGGCGTGTTTCCTGCTGCGCCTCCTGCCCCGCTACCGG GACGCGGAGATCGTGCGGACGCGGGACCCGCAGCGCCTGGCCGGCTGCGATGTGGTGGTGGACGTGGGGGGCGAGTACGACCCGGGGCGGCACCGCTACGACCACCACCAGAG GTCCTTCACGGAGTCCATGCGGAGCCTGCGGCCGGACAAGCCCTGGAGCACCAAGCTGAGCAGCGCCGGCCTCGTCTATTGCCACTTCGGGGCGCAGATCCTGGcggggctcctggggcagcccGAGGACGGGCCCGTGGTCGCAGCGCTCTATGACAAG CTGTACGAGAACTTTGTGGAGGAGATCGATGCCATGGACAACGGGATCGCGCCGGCGGCGGGGGAGCCGCGCTACGCCCTGAGCACCACCCTGAGCGCCCGCGTGGGGCACCTGAACCCCCGCTGGAACGACCCCGACCAGGACACCGAg GCAGGGTTCCGGAGGGCCATGGAGCTGGTGGGCACCGAGTTCCTGCAGCGCCTGGATTTCTACCACCAGGCCTGGCTGCCGGCGCGGGCGCTGGTGGAAGAGGCCGTGCGGCGCCGCCTCGAG GTGGACAGCAGCGGGCAGGtcctggagctgtcccagggTGGCTGTCCCTGGAAGGAGCACCTgttccagctggagcaggagctggccctgcctcggccactgctgcttgtgctgtTCCCGGACCGGGGCGGGCAGTGGCGGGTGCAGAGcgtccccacagccccccacaGCTTCCAGAGCcg gcTCCCCCTGCCCGAGGCCTGGCGGGGGCTCCGGGATGAGGCGCTGTCCGAGCTGGCCGGAATCCCCGGCTGCGTCTTCGTCCACGCCAGCGGCTTCATCGGGGGCAACCGGACCCGGGAGGGGGCCCTGGAGATGGCCCGGAGGGCACTGGAGCTCGGGGGGGCCACCGAGAGCACgtga
- the C29H12orf10 gene encoding UPF0160 protein MYG1, mitochondrial isoform X2, with product MRGAVRAARLVVMAAAGTGTGTGHKRPHPEPAARIGTHDGTFHCDEALACFLLRLLPRYRDAEIVRTRDPQRLAGCDVVVDVGGEYDPGRHRYDHHQRSFTESMRSLRPDKPWSTKLSSAGLVYCHFGAQILAGLLGQPEDGPVVAALYDKLYENFVEEIDAMDNGIAPAAGEPRYALSTTLSARVGHLNPRWNDPDQDTEAWLPARALVEEAVRRRLEVDSSGQVLELSQGGCPWKEHLFQLEQELALPRPLLLVLFPDRGGQWRVQSVPTAPHSFQSRLPLPEAWRGLRDEALSELAGIPGCVFVHASGFIGGNRTREGALEMARRALELGGATEST from the exons ATGCGCGGTGCCGTACGCGCCGCCCGGCTCGTGGTCATGGCCGCCGCCggaaccggcaccgggaccggcCACAAGCGGCCGCACCCCGAGCCCGCCGCCCGCATCGGCACCCACGACGGCACCTTCCACTGCGACGAGGCGCTGGCGTGTTTCCTGCTGCGCCTCCTGCCCCGCTACCGG GACGCGGAGATCGTGCGGACGCGGGACCCGCAGCGCCTGGCCGGCTGCGATGTGGTGGTGGACGTGGGGGGCGAGTACGACCCGGGGCGGCACCGCTACGACCACCACCAGAG GTCCTTCACGGAGTCCATGCGGAGCCTGCGGCCGGACAAGCCCTGGAGCACCAAGCTGAGCAGCGCCGGCCTCGTCTATTGCCACTTCGGGGCGCAGATCCTGGcggggctcctggggcagcccGAGGACGGGCCCGTGGTCGCAGCGCTCTATGACAAG CTGTACGAGAACTTTGTGGAGGAGATCGATGCCATGGACAACGGGATCGCGCCGGCGGCGGGGGAGCCGCGCTACGCCCTGAGCACCACCCTGAGCGCCCGCGTGGGGCACCTGAACCCCCGCTGGAACGACCCCGACCAGGACACCGAg GCCTGGCTGCCGGCGCGGGCGCTGGTGGAAGAGGCCGTGCGGCGCCGCCTCGAG GTGGACAGCAGCGGGCAGGtcctggagctgtcccagggTGGCTGTCCCTGGAAGGAGCACCTgttccagctggagcaggagctggccctgcctcggccactgctgcttgtgctgtTCCCGGACCGGGGCGGGCAGTGGCGGGTGCAGAGcgtccccacagccccccacaGCTTCCAGAGCcg gcTCCCCCTGCCCGAGGCCTGGCGGGGGCTCCGGGATGAGGCGCTGTCCGAGCTGGCCGGAATCCCCGGCTGCGTCTTCGTCCACGCCAGCGGCTTCATCGGGGGCAACCGGACCCGGGAGGGGGCCCTGGAGATGGCCCGGAGGGCACTGGAGCTCGGGGGGGCCACCGAGAGCACgtga